One genomic segment of Pseudomonadota bacterium includes these proteins:
- a CDS encoding type II CAAX endopeptidase family protein: protein MKPFLKSLFLNTNQQLRNGWWILIFIAFVVVTRFAYTPLTHGLKDLGVPKLWLEPAAFLFVLLATWACTRLRKEPLSSVGFRLDRRWFKEVAWGTLSGIAMLLAVVGMIYAIGGVRFELDPARSVGVLLTGLYFFLFVALLEETLFRGFIFQRLLDGIGVWPAQLVLATLFAVAHWGSPGMQGNTEIVAFADLFLGAVMLGLAYLRTRSLALPIGLHLGWNWTQGHVMGFGVSGFDFTGWLHPIFQGQAEWLTGGAFGPESSVFSPLVSLVVIVLLWRWKGSVTAPVEKPLA, encoded by the coding sequence ATGAAACCCTTCCTGAAATCCCTGTTCCTCAACACCAACCAACAACTGCGCAACGGTTGGTGGATTCTCATCTTCATCGCCTTTGTCGTCGTCACGCGCTTTGCGTACACGCCGCTGACCCACGGCCTGAAAGATCTGGGCGTGCCGAAACTGTGGCTGGAACCGGCGGCGTTTCTGTTTGTGCTGCTCGCAACCTGGGCCTGCACACGGCTGCGCAAAGAACCTTTGTCGAGTGTCGGTTTTCGTCTGGATCGGCGCTGGTTCAAGGAAGTAGCGTGGGGCACGCTGTCAGGCATCGCCATGCTGCTGGCGGTCGTCGGCATGATCTACGCCATCGGCGGCGTGCGTTTCGAATTGGACCCGGCGCGCAGCGTTGGCGTGCTGCTGACCGGACTCTACTTCTTCCTGTTCGTGGCGCTTCTCGAAGAAACGCTCTTCCGGGGTTTCATCTTCCAACGGCTGCTGGATGGCATTGGGGTCTGGCCGGCGCAACTCGTACTAGCTACCTTGTTCGCCGTGGCGCATTGGGGCAGTCCGGGCATGCAGGGCAATACCGAAATAGTCGCCTTTGCGGACCTGTTCCTGGGGGCGGTGATGTTGGGCCTTGCATACCTGCGCACGCGCAGTCTGGCACTGCCCATCGGTCTGCACCTGGGATGGAACTGGACCCAGGGCCACGTGATGGGTTTTGGAGTGAGCGGCTTCGACTTCACCGGCTGGCTGCATCCCATCTTTCAGGGCCAGGCCGAGTGGCTCACCGGCGGTGCCTTCGGCCCCGAGTCCAGCGTCTTCAGTCCGCTGGTAAGCCTCGTCGTGATCGTGTTGCTATGGCGGTGGAAAGGTTCTGTCACCGCACCCGTGGAAAAACCGCTAGCCTGA